A region of the Mesoterricola sediminis genome:
CCACCTGGCTCAACATCCGGTGGGCCGAGACCCCGGACGGCGCGCCGGTGAAGGAACTCCTGCCCTAATCGGGGAGCTGGTCCACGGTCCGGAGCTGGCGCTGGAAACCTTCGATGGTGAGGGGCTTGAGGCTCAGCAGCAGGCGCGGGTCGGCGGCCATGGCCGCGGTGACGTCCTCGTCGGTGTAGCCGGTGGTGAGGATCACCGGCAGCCGGCGGTCCAGTTCGCGGATGCCCTGGAGGACTTCCAGGCCGCCCATGCCCGGCATGTTCATGTCCAGCAGGACCACCGCAGGCCGCCAGCCTTCCCGTAGCATGGCCAGGGCCTCCGGACCGCCCCCCGCGCACCGGACCCGGTGGCCGAGCAGTTCCAGCATGAGGGGCAGCGCCGACCGCACCAGCTCGTCATCGTCCACCAGCAGGATCTCGCGCCCCGCGCCCGTCTCCGCCTGGGCCGTCTCCGGCGCCGGCAGGGCCCCGCTCGTGGTGGACGGCAGCACGAGGGTCACGCAGGTGCCCCGGCCCACCTCGCTGCGCAGGGAGACCTGGCCGCCGTGGGCGCGCACCGCCGTGAACACCTGGGCCAGCCCCAGGCCGGTCCCCTTGCCCTGGGGCTTGGTCGTGAAGAAGGGCTCCATGGCCTTCTCCAGCACCTCCGGCGGCATGCCTTCGCCCGTGTCCTCCACGTCCAACTGGACGAAGCCGCCCGGCAGCACCCGGGTGCGGATCCGCAGGGTGCCGCCGGCGGGCATGGCGTCCACCGCATTGACGCACAGGTTCATGAGGGCGCTGCCCAGGGTGCCGGCATCGCCCTGGACCAGGGGAAGATTCGGCTGCAGGTCCGTCTCCACCTGGTGCTTCTGGAGGAGGGTGTGGTCCAGGATGTCCCGCTCCATGGCCACCATGTCGTTGAGGTCGAGGGGGAGGAAGGCGCCGGTGCCCTTCCGGCTGAACCCGACGAGGCCTTTCACCAGGTCCCGGCCCCGCCCCGCGGCCCGCTCCAGGGTCACCAGGGCGGCGTCGAGGGTGGGGTCCCCGCCGTAGCGGGCCCGCAGGGTCTGGCTCACCGCGAAGATGGCGCCCAGGACGTTGTTCATGTCGTGGGCGACTCCGCCGGCCAGGCGTCCCAGGCTCTCCAGTTTCTGGATCTGGGCCACCTCGGCCTCCAGGGTGCGCCGGGCCTCCTGGTCCGCCTTGACCTGGGTCAGGTCGCGGATGAGGGTGAGGATGAACGACCCCTCGTCCATCTGGAACGGCCGGGAGGAGATCTCCGCCACGAGGATCTGCCCGTCCGCCTTCCGGAAGCGGGACTCCAGGCTGCGGACCTGCCCCTCCCGCTGGAGGGTGGCGATCCAGCGGCTCCGGTCCTCCAGGTCCAGCCACACGTGCAGATCCTTGGCGGAGCGGCCGATGACCTGGTCCGGGGTGTAGCCCAGCATCCTGGAAAAACTTTCGTTGACCAGTTGGTACACCTCCGTCTCCGCGTGGGTGATGGCGATGGCGTCGGGGCTGCCGTGGAAGGCGGCCGCGAACTGCCGCTCGGACTTGAGCCGCGCCTCCTCGGCCTCCTTGCGGTCCGAGATGTCCTGGATGACCCCCGCCATGCGCGCCACGGCGCCGCCCTCCCCGGGGTCTGGCCCGCCCGCCACGCGGATCCAGCGCGGGAACCCATCCCGGCGGCGGATCCGGCATTCCAGGTCCCAGTCCCGGCCCGCCGCCATGGCAGCCTGGATGGCTTCCCGGACCCGAACCCGGTCGTCGGGATGGATGTGGTCCAGGAAGATCGCGAAGGTCCAGGGGTCCTCCAGCCCCTCGTACCCGAAGATCCGGGCGTGTTCGGGACTCCGGTAGGCTTCGCCCGTCGTGGGGTCGAAGGCCCAGGCGCCGGTGTGGCTCCGGTGCAGGGCCGAGTTGAGGCGCGCCTCGCTCACGGCCAGCCGGACTTCGGCATCCTTGCGGGCCGTGATGTCCAGGGACAGACCGGCCATCCGTCCCGGGCCGGGACCCGGCTGGACGGCACCCCGGGACAGGACCCACCGGCAGCGCCCGTCCGGCAGCAGGACACGGTATTCGTTCTCGTAGACCCGGTCGCTGACCTGGAGGTCCCCCAGGGTCGAAAGCACCCGGGCCACGTCCTCGGGATGGACCGCCGTCCGCCACGTGTCCAGGGAGGGCTCCAGGGCGGGATCCAGGCCGAGCAGCCGGTAGAACTCGGGCGACCAGTAGAGTCGGCCCGTCCCCAGGTCCATCTCCCAGGTGCAGGCCTGGGCCCCCGCCTGGACCCGCGTCAGGCGCTCCTCCCGGTCCGCCAGGGCCGCCTGGAACCGGTGGATTTCCGTGTAATCCACGAAGGTGGCCACCACCCCCTCCACCTGCTGCAGGAGGTTGCGGTAGGGCAGGAGGCGGGCGAGGTAGTGGCGGTCCCCATCCAGGCTGCGCACCTGGCGGTTCCGGGGCGCGGTGTCGGCCAGGACCTGCCGGGCCTCGGCGGGCAGGTCCAGGCCCGTGAAGCGCGGGGCCAGATCCTGGATGGGCCGCCCCGCGTCGGTCGGCTGGAGCCCGAAAAGGGCTGTGGCCGCGGGGGTGAAGCGGGCCAGGCGCAGCTCCCCGTCCAGGAAGAGCGTCGCGATGTCCGTGGCCGCGAAGAGGTTTTGGAGGTCCGCATTGGCCTCCTGCAGTTCCTGGACCTTCGTCTGGAGCTCCCGGTTGATGACGACCAGCTCCTCGTTGACGGACTGGAGCTCCTCCTGGGAGGTCTGGAGCTCCTCGTTGGAGCTGCGCAGCTCCTCGTTGGCCGATTCCAGGTCCTCCACCGTCATCTGGAGCTCCGCCCGGGTGGCCCGGAGCTCGGAATCCAGCTGCTCCAGCAGGGGCGCGTCCAGCTGGCCCGTGTCGCCGGAAGGAACCGGATCCTGGGCGGGGCCCTCCGGGCGAAGGATCACCGCGAAGGTGCCGGAAGCCCGGCCCATGCCCGGAAGGGCCCGCACGAGCACCCGGATGAGGCCGGGGGCGGTCCCCGCCTCGTCCCGGACGACGGCCTGGGCCGTGCCCCCCGGTTCGGCGGCGGCCCGGACCAGCAGGGCCTTCAGGGTCGTCCCCAGCGCACCGCCCGCGCCGCGCACCAGGTTCCCCGTGGGCGTCCCCAGGGCCGGCGCCAGGTGGCGACCGATGCCGCCGGCCCCGTAGAGCACGTCCCCCGCCGCGTTGACGATGGCGCTCGGCGGCACGAACTCCTCCAGCAGCAACCGTTCGAAGAGTCCCACGGATCCCACGGGCATCGCGGGGGCGGGGGAACGCACATAGGCCCCGCTTCCCGGCTCCCCCAGCGACCGCTGCAGGCCCACCAGGGCCGGCCGCCGCACCGCGTCCCGCCGCCGGAAGATGCGATGGGAGCCGTCCAGGGGCTCGAAGAGCTCCCCCAGGGCGCCGGTGCCGTCCGATGGCCCCAGGAACAGGAGGCCTCCCGGACGGAGGGCGAAGTGGAGGAAGGGCACGAGGCGCTCCTGCACCTCCGGCCGGAGGTAGATGAACAGGTTCCGGCAGCTGATCAGGTCCAGGTCCGAAAAGGGCGGGTCCTGCAGGAGGTTGTGGAAGGAGAACAGACAGCAGGCCCGCAGCTCCTTCCGGATGCGCAGGCCGTCCAGCTCCGCCTCGAAGAACCGGGTCAGGCGCCCGGCCGAAACGCCCCGCAGGTCCTCGGCCCGGTACTGCCCCTGCTTGGCCCGCATGAGCGCCTGGACATCGATATCGGTGGCGAAGACCTTCAGGGGCCGCAGGTCGCCCAGGGTCTCGGAGAGGACCATGGCGATGGAATAGGCCTCCTCCCCGGTCGCGCACCCGGGCACCCAGGCTCGGATGTCCCGGGGCTGCGGACCGCCGGCCGCCTGGGCCGCCCCCAGGGCCCGGCCCAGGGCCTCGAAGGCCAGGGGATCCCGGAAGAACTCCGTGACGCCAATGAGCAGGTCAGCCAGAAGGGCGGCCCCCTCCTGGGCGTTCCCCTCCAGGGCCAGGGCGTACTCCCCCAGGGAGCGGCACTGGCAGGCGCGCATGCGGCGCTGGATCCGACGGAGGAGGGTCCCCTGCTTGTAGCCATGGAAGTCGTGCCCCGTGAGGCGCGTCAGGGTGTCGCAAATCTCCGGGAGGCCTCCGGAACGGCCAGGGGCCCCCGGCCGCGCGCCCTGACAGAACTCCTGGATGGCGACCGCCAGTTCCTCCGGCGGCAGCACCCGGCCCGCCACCCCCGCCTCCATGGCGCTCCGCGCCATGCCGTCATAGGCGGCGCTGGCGGGGGCCTGGACGAGGGTCATGCCCCCCGCGTCCCGGATGGCCCGGAGGCCCTCCGTGCCGTCCCGCCCCGTGCCCGAAAGCAGGATGCCCGCGGCGCGGCGGCCCACGGCGGCGGCGGCGGAGCGGAGCAGATGGTCCCCCGGCAGGTCCTGGGTGGGGATGGCCTGGTCGCGCCGGAGGCAGAGCCCGCCCGGAACCGCCTCCACTTCCATGCCCCCGCCCAGCACATACAGGGTGCCCGCCGCCAGGACCGTGCCCGGCAATCCCACCCGAACGGGCAGCGCGCAGGAGGCGGTGAGGAGATCCGGCAAGTGGCTCGCCTGGTCCTCGGGGAAGTGCTGGAGGATCAGCACCACCCCCGCCAACCCCGGCCCCAGGCAGGCGGTGATCAGCTTCAGGGGATCCAGGCCGCCCGCGGACGCCACGAGGCAGACCAGCCGGAGCGGATCCTCGGCCGGGCCGGCAGGGCTGGATGGAGCCTGTGCATCGGTCATGGGGCGCCCCGTCGGGTTCCGTTCAAGGGAAAAAGGTGCGCCTATGATGCTTAACTTCTCAGGCCATTTCCACTTGTTTTTGCGTTTCCCCTTCCGGAGCCACAGCGAGCAGGCGCGCGATGGCCTCCTGGGCCACCCGCAGCCCGAAGGCCGCCGGCATGTAGGACACCGTGCCGATGGGGGTCCGCACCCGGCCGGTGCCGAAGTGCTCGCCCCGGTCCTGGGCCTGGTAGGGCGTGGTGTTGCGCGCCGGTTCCACCGAATAGACGCAGGGGATGCCGCCGGTCACCCCCCGCCGGCGCAGGCGCAGGCGCACCATCCGGGCCAGGGGACAGATGGTGGTCTCGGCCAGGTCCCCCACCCGCAGGGCCCCCATGTCCAGGCGGCCCCCCGCCCCCATGCTGCTGACCAGGGGCAGGCCCCGGCGCCAGACGGTCTCCAGCAGGGTCACCTTGGAGTTGAGGCTGTCGATGGCGTCGATGACCAGGTCCGGCGCCGGATCCAGGAACCCCTCGACGGTCTCCGCGTTCACGAAGCCCGGCCGCACATCCACCCTGCATTCCGGCTGGATGTCCCGCACCCGGGCGGCCGCCAGGTCCACCTTCCGCTGCCCCACCGTGCTGTGGAGGGCGAAGAGCTGGCGGTTGATGTTGCTCTCGTCCACCACGCCGTAGTCCACCAGGCGCAGCTCCCCCACGCCGGCCCGGGCCAGGGCCTCCACCGCGTACGAGCCCACGCCGCCCAGGCCGAAGACCGCGACCCGGCTGGAGGCCAATCGGGCATACGCCGCCTCCCCCAGCAGTTGTTCCGTGCGGGCGAACCATCTCATGCCAACCACCTTCCCAGAAGCGTGCGTGCGTTGTCTGCTGCCCGGGCCCCCGCGTCCTCGCCCCGGATCCGCCCGGCGGCGGCGGCGATCAGCGCCAGGTGGGCCGGTTCGTTGGGCCCGGTCACCCCCGCGGGGGCCAGGTCCGGCGCGTCCGTTTCCAGCAGGTAGCGGTCCCGCGGAACGAAGGCCAGGGCGGCCTGGGCCCGGGTCGCGCCGGGGCGGGTGATCGCCCCCCCGAAGGACAGGTGGAGGCCCAGGTCCAGGTAGGTCCGCGCCACCTCCGGCGCCCCCGAGAAGGCGTGCACGTAGCCCCCGGCCCGGCCCAGGCCCACCCGCCGGAGCACGGCGGCGAGCCGGTCGGCGGCCTTTACGGCGTGGAGGGCGAGGGGCAGGCCATGGGCCGCCGCCAGCCGCACCTGGGCGGCCAGCACGGCCTCCTGCAGGTCCCGGTCCGGCCGGCCCTCCGAGAAATCCAGGCCCGCCTCCCCTGCCCCGGCGCCCGCATGGAAGGCCGCCACGAGGGCCGGTTCCCAGCCGGGCGAGGCCTCCGCCACATGCCAGGGGTGCAGCCCCGCGAAGGGAATGACCCCGGCCCGGGTCCGGGCGAGGTCCAGCACGGCCCCCCAGTCGGCCTCCCGCGTCCCGCAGACCACGAAGGCGCCCACCCCCGCGGCCCGGGCCCGGGCCAGCACCCCCTCCAGGTCCGCGGCCAGCCGCGGATCCTGGAGGTGGCAGTGGGCGTCGACCAGCACCCGGTCCTAGTACCGGTAGTGGTCGGGCTTGAAGGGCCCTTCCACGGGGACGCTGATGTACTTCGCCTGGGCCTCGGTGAGCTCCGTGAGCTGGGCGTTGAGCTTCCTGAGCTGGAGCCGGGCCACGTGCTCGTCGAGCTTCTTGGGCAGGGTGTAGACGCCGATGGGGTACTCGCCCTGCTTCGTCCACAGCTCGATCTGCGCCAGGGTCTGGTTGGCGAAGCTGGAGCTCATCACGTACGAGGGGTGGCCCGTGCCGCAGCCCAGGTTCACCAGGCGGCCCTTGGCCAGCAGGATGATGCGCTTGCCGTCGGGGAAGACGATGTGGTCCACCTGGGGCTTGATCTCCTCCCACCGGTAGCCCTCGAGGCTCGCCACGTCGATCTCGCTGTCGAAGTGGCCGATGTTGCAGACGATGGCCTGGTCCTTCATGGCCGCCATGTGGTCGTGGCCGATCACGTGGTAGTTGCCCGTGGCGGTGACGAAGATGTCGGCCTTGTCCGCCGCCCACTCCATGGTCACGACCCGGTAGCCCTCCATCGCGGCCTGCAGCGCGCAGATGGGATCGATCTCGGTCACCCACACCTGCGCGGAGAGGGCGCGCATGGCCTGGGCGCAGCCTTTGCCCACGTCCCCGTAGCCGCAGATCACGGCGACCTTGCCGGCGATCATCACGTCCGTGGCGCGCTTGATGCCGTCCACCAGGGACTCGCGGCAGCCGTAGAGGTTGTCGAACTTGCTCTTGGTGACGGAGTCGTTGACGTTGATGGCCGGGAACTTGAGCTCGCCGCGCTCCGCCATCTGGTAGAGGCGGTGCACGCCCGTCGTGGTCTCCTCCGTCACGCCCTTCACCGCGGCCAGCTGCCGCGCGTACCAGCCGTGGTCCTGGGCCAGGCGGCGGCGGATGGCCCCGAAGAGCGCCGTCTCCTCCTCGTTGGAGGGGTTGTCCAGGATCGAGGGGTCCTGCTCGGCGCGGGCGCCCAGGTGGAGCAGGAGGGTGGCGTCCCCGCCGTCGTCCAGGATCATGTTGGCCGACCCCTGGGGGAAGTCGAAGATCCGGTGGGTGAAGGCCCAGTAGTCGTCCAGGCTCTCGCCCTTGTACGCGAACACCGGCGTCCCGCCGTCGGCGATGGCCGCGGCCGCGTGGTCCTGGGTGCTGAAGATGTTGCACGAGGCCCAGCGGACCTCGGCCCCGAGGGCCTTGAGGGTCTCGATGAGCACCGCGGTCTGGATGGTCATGTGGAGGGACCCGGCGATGCGGGCGCCCGCGAGGGGCCTGGCGCCGGCGTACTCCTCCCGGATGGCCATGAGGCCGGGCATCTCCGTCTCGGCGATGGCGATCTCCCGGCGTCCCCAGGCGGCGAGGGACAGGTCGGCGACCTGGAAGTCGGTGGCGACGGTGGTCATGGTGGGCTCCTTGGACGACGGCCGGGAACCTGGCGGGGAGCACCACGGCGCCTTACCCGCAAAACCCGGCAGAGGTTGTGAGGTAAGCGCCGTTGGTGGTGACCGGACGAGCCGGCTTCCGAGCCTGGGACATGGGGATGCCTTGCAGCGCCTCTCGGAAGAACTCAATGATACGCTGTCTCATCGGCATGCACCAGTTATCCTTGAGGGGTGATGCTGGAGTCCGCCCCCGCCTTCCAAACCCTGATCCGGAACGCCCGGATCCTGGACGGAACCGGCGCCCCCGCCTGGACCGGGGACGTGGGGATCCGGGACGGGCGCATCGCCGCCCTGGGGGACCTCGCCGGGGCCGGGGCCGGCACCGTCGTCGAGGCCCGGGGCCTCGCCGCGGCGCCCGGCTTCATCGACGTCCACACCCACGACGACCGGGCCGTGTTCCAGGAGGCCGATATCCGGCCCAAGCTGGCCCAGGGCGTCACCACCGTCGTCACCGGCAACTGCGGCATCAGCCTGGCCCCCCTCCTGCCCCGGGAGGACCCGCCCGCGCCCCTGGACCTCCTGGGCGGGGCCGGCGACTACCGCTTCGGCACCTTCGCGGCCTTCCTCGACGCCCTCCGGGCGGCCCCGCTCCCCGTGAACGTCGTGCCCCTGGTGGGCCACGGCACCCTGCGGGTGGGGGCCGTCGCCGCCATCGGCGGGCCCGCGGCCCCCGGCGAGCTCCGGACCATGGTCCGCCGCGTCGAGGAGGCCATGGACGCCGGCGCCCGGGGCTTCAGCACCGGGCTCGCCTACCCCCCCAACCTGGGGGCCACCGCCGCCGAGACCGCGGCCCTGGCCCGGGCCTCCGCCGCCCGGGGCGGGCGCCTCTGCGTCCACGTGCGGGACGAGTTCGACGGCGTCGCCGAGGCCACCCGGGAGGCCTTCGCCATCGCCCGCGCCGCGGAAGCCCCCCTCGTCCTCAGCCATCAGAAGGCCGCGGGCCGGGCCAACGGCGGCCGCAGCCGGGAGCTGCTGGACCTCTACGCCGAGGAGGGCGCGGACGTGCCCTTCGCCCTGGACGCCTACCCCTACGAGGCCGGCTCCACCGTCCTGGACCCGGCCTTCGCCGCCCAGAGCCGGGAGGTCCTCGTGGCCTGGTCCCGCCCCCACCCCGAGGCCGCGGGCCGCACCCTGGCGGCGGTGGCCGCGGACTGGGGCGTCGGGCCCCTCGAGGCCCTGGACCGGCTCCAGCCCGGCGGCGGCGTCTACTTCCACATGCTGGCCGAGGACGTGGACCGCATCCTCCTCCACCCCCGCTGCATGGTGGGCTCCGACGGCCTGCCCCACGACACCCATCCCCACCCCCGCCTCTGGGGGACCTTCCCCCGCTACCTGCGGCGCATGGCCCTGGACCGCCCCCGCCTGACCCTGGAGGAGGCCGTCCGGCGCATCACCGCCCTCCCCGCCGAGGTCTTCGGCCTGCGGGACCGCGGGCGCCTGGCGCCCGGCTTCGCCGCGGACCTCGTCCTCTTCGATCCGGACGCCCTGCGCGACAACGCCACCTACGCCGACCCCCGCACCCCCCCCGCGGGCATCGCCGCCGTCTACGTGAACGGCCGCGAAACCGGCCAGGGCGCGGCCGGCGCGCTCCTCTGAGTCAGCGCCGGAAGACCCACCGGTCCCCGTCGGAGGCCCGGGGTTCGAAGCGGTAGCCGTCCTCCCCGAAGGCCTGGAGATCCTCGGCCCGTTCGATCCGCCCCCGGATGGCGAAGCGGACCATGCGGCCCCGGGCCCGCTTCGCGTGGAAGCTCACCACCCGGTACGTCCCACGCTGCAGGTCCTCGAAGACCGGCGTCACCACCCGGCCCAGCCCCGAGGCGTCGACGGCCGCGAAGGCCTCCCCCGAGGCCAGGTTCACCAGGGGGCCGCCGGCGGCCCGCAGGTCCCGGGCCAGGTCCCGCGTCACCCGGGGCCGCCAGGCCGCGACCAGGTCCGCCCCGTCCGGGTTCGCCAGGCGCGTCCCCATCTCCAGGCGGTAGGGGCGGATGAGGTCCAGGGGCCGCAGGAGGCCGTAGAGGCCCGAGACGATGCGGAGCCGGTCCTGGGCCCAGGCCAGGTCCGCCGGCGCCAGGCTCCAGGCGTCGAGGCCCTGGTAGGCGTCCCCGCTGTAGGCCAGGACCGCGGGCCGCGCCTCCGGCGCCGCGTGGGCCGGCTTCCAGGCCGCGAACCGCCCCGCCGTGAGGGCCGCGAGCTCCCCGCTCATGCCCATGAGGTCCGCCAGGGCCGCCATATCCAGGCCCTTCAGGATCCGCGCCAGCCCCGCGGCCTCCTTGAGCCGCGCCGGCGCCGTGCCCTCCACGGCGGGGAGCTGCCGCGCGAAATCGAGTTTCTTGGCCGAGGCGATCACGAAGATCACGGCACCTCCGGAGGACAGGGGGGATGCGGGGCATCCTCCCCCATTCTCCGTCATGGCGGGCGGATCGGGGAGCCTACGGGAGCCGCGGTTCCAGGAAGCCGGCCAGGTCCCCGCCCCGGTGGAGGGCCGCCACCAGGGCGGAGCCGACGACGGGGGTGGCCCCCAGGGCGCGCACGGCCTCCAGGCTCCCGGGGTCGTCCAGGCCGAAGCCCACCGCCAGGGGGCGGTCCGTGAGGGCCCGGAGCTCGCGCAGGCGCGCCGCCACGGGGGCCAGGTCCACGGCGCCCCCCGCCCCGGTCACGCCCAGGCGGGCCACGACGTAGGCGAAGCGCTGGGCGAAGGGACCCGCGCCGGGATCGGGCCGGGCCTCCAGGAGCCGCCGGGCCCGGTCCGGGCCGGTGGTGGGGGCCAGGAGGGGCACGAGGGGGTAGCCCGCGCGGCGCAGGACGGCCTCCCACGCCGGCTCCTCCCCGGGGGGCAGGTCCACCACGAGCAGGCTCTTCACCGGGGTGGGGGCCAGGAGGGGGATCAGGTCCGCCCCCAGCTGCAGCAGGGGATTGAAGTACGTGAAGAGCACCACGTCGGGCCCGGGGACCCCGGCGAGGGCCTCCAGCACGCGCCGCGGCGTTGCGCCCGCGGCCAGGGCGCGGCCCGCCGCGGCCTGGAGCACGGGACCGTCGGCCACGGGATCGGAGTGGGGCAGGCCCACCTCCACGGTGCCCACGCCCAGGGCCCGCAGCCCGGCCAGGTGGGTCCCCAGGCGGTCCAGGTCCGGGTCCCCGGCGGTGAGGAAGGGCAGGATCGGTTCCATGTCAGGCTCCCAGCGCGGCTTGGTAGGTGGAGAGGTCCTTGTCGCCCCGGCCCGAGAGGCCCAGCAGGACGCTGCGGGCGCCGAGGCGCCCCAGGACGGCGAGGCCGTGGCTCGATTCCAGGGCGGGCAGGATGCCCTCGGTCCGGCAGAGCCGCCGCGCCCCCTCCAGGGCCTCGGCGTCGGTGGCCCGGAGGGCCTCCACGCGCCCGTCCAGGCACAGGGCGGCCAGTTCCGGGCCGAGGGAGGGGTAGTCCAGCCCCGCGCTGATGCTGGCGGTGTCCGACGTCCAGCCCGCCTCGTCCTGGAGGAGGAGGCTGCGGCAGCCGTGGAGCACCCCGATGCGCCCCGGCCCGACCCGGGCCGCGTGCTGCCCCGGGTCCGTCCCGTGCCCGCCGGCCTCGGCGGCCACGAGGCGGACGGCGTCGTCCAGGAAGGGCACCATCAGGCCGAGGCCGTTGCTGCCGCCGCCCGCGCAGGCCACGACGGCCTCGGGCAGGCGCCCCGCGGCCTCCAGCACCTGGGCCCGCGCCTCGCGGCCGATGACGCTCTGGAAGGTGCGCACCAGCAGCGGGAAGGGATGGGGCCCGAGGGCGGATCCCAGGATGTAGTGGGCGCGGTGGCAGTTCCCCGCCCAGGCGCGAAGGGCCTCGTTCACCGCCTCCTTGAGGGTGCGCGAGCCGGCCGACACCGGGGCCACCTCCGCCCCGAAGAGCCGCATGCGGGCCACGTTGGGCGCCTGGCGGGCCATGTCCACCTCGCCCATGTAGACGGTGCAGCGCAGGCCGAGCCGCGCGCAGGCAGCGGCGCAGGCCACGCCGTGCTGGCCCGCGCCCGTCTCGGCGATGACCTCCTCCCGGCCCATGCGCCGGGCCAGGAGGGCCTGGGCGAGGGCGTTGTTGATCTTGTGGGCGCCGGTGTGGGCCAGGTCCTCCCGCTTGAGCCACACCTCCGCGATCCCCAGCTCCCGGGCGAGGCGCGGCGCGGGGGTCAGCGGCGTGGGCCGGCCCACGAAGGTCCGCAGCTCGGCCTGGAGCTCGCGCTGGAAGTCCGGGTCCTCCAGGGCCGCCACGAAGGCGGCCTCCAGGTCCAGGAGGGGCTGCATGAGGGTCTCGGGGGCGTAGCAGCCCCCCAGGCCGTGGGCGCCGTAGCGGCCGGAATGGAGGAAGGCGGTGGCGGTCATGGTCGCTCCAGGGCATGGGCGGCGCGCACGAAGGCGGCCACCAGGTCCGGGTCCTTGCGTCCCGGCGCGCGCTCCAGCCGGCTCGCGGCGTCGAAGCCCGCGCAGCGGGGGTGTCCGGGAAGGGCGGCAAAGCGGTCGGCGAGCAGGTCGCCGCGCAGGCCCCCCGCCAAAATGAAGGGGCCGGGGGGCGGGTGGGCGAGGCCGTGGACGACCCCCGAGCCCCCGGGGAGGCCGGTGGCCTTCGGGCCCGTCTCCCACAGGTAGAGATCGGCTTCGGCGGGTTCCTGGTCCGGCTCGTCGGGCCAGGGCAGCAGGATCCGCAGGCCCGCCCTCCGGAGGGCCGTCAGGCCCGCCCGGGACGGCAGGTAGGGCTGGACCCACCCCGCCCCGCAGGCCTCCGCCCACCGGAGGAGGGGTTCGGGCCCCTCCGCCACCGCCACCAGCACGGCCCGGTCCCCGGCCAGGCGCGGCAGGGCCGGATCCGGGCAGTGGCGGGGGCTCGCCGGATGGCTGAGGAACCCCACGAGGTCCGCGCCGGCCGCCAGGGTCGCCGCCACGTCCTCCGGCGCGGTGAGCCCGCACACCTTCGCCATCATGGCCGCGCCTCCGCCAGGAGCGCCGCCGGGTCCGGGGCGCGCATGAGGGCCTCGCCGGCCAGCACCGCGTCCCAGCCCGAGGCCAGGGCGGCGCGGATGGCGGCGGCGTCCTTCAGGCCCGATTCGCGGATGAGCACCGCTTCCGGGAAGGCGGCCCGCAGGGGCCCCGGATCGGCCGGGCCCTCCGAGAAGTCGGAGAGGTCCCGCACATTCCAGCCCACGAGGCGGGCCCCGGAGGCCTGGACCGCGGGGATCTCGTCCGCGGCGTGGATCTCCGCCAGGGGCTCCAGGCCCAGGGCCCGCGCCGCGAAGGCGTAGGCGGGCAGTTCGTCGCCCAGCACCCGGGCGATGAGGAGCACCGCCTGCGCCCCGAGGACGAGCGCCTCCCGGAGGTGGCCCGGGGTGCAGACGAACCCCTTGTAGAGGATGGGGCGCCCGAAGCGCCGCGCCACCTCGAAGTCCCCGGGCCGGCCCCCGAACCGGGCGGGTTCGGCCAGCACCGAGAAGCAGGCCGCGCCGCCCCGGA
Encoded here:
- a CDS encoding N-acyl-D-amino-acid deacylase family protein is translated as MLESAPAFQTLIRNARILDGTGAPAWTGDVGIRDGRIAALGDLAGAGAGTVVEARGLAAAPGFIDVHTHDDRAVFQEADIRPKLAQGVTTVVTGNCGISLAPLLPREDPPAPLDLLGGAGDYRFGTFAAFLDALRAAPLPVNVVPLVGHGTLRVGAVAAIGGPAAPGELRTMVRRVEEAMDAGARGFSTGLAYPPNLGATAAETAALARASAARGGRLCVHVRDEFDGVAEATREAFAIARAAEAPLVLSHQKAAGRANGGRSRELLDLYAEEGADVPFALDAYPYEAGSTVLDPAFAAQSREVLVAWSRPHPEAAGRTLAAVAADWGVGPLEALDRLQPGGGVYFHMLAEDVDRILLHPRCMVGSDGLPHDTHPHPRLWGTFPRYLRRMALDRPRLTLEEAVRRITALPAEVFGLRDRGRLAPGFAADLVLFDPDALRDNATYADPRTPPAGIAAVYVNGRETGQGAAGALL
- the yaaA gene encoding peroxide stress protein YaaA → MIFVIASAKKLDFARQLPAVEGTAPARLKEAAGLARILKGLDMAALADLMGMSGELAALTAGRFAAWKPAHAAPEARPAVLAYSGDAYQGLDAWSLAPADLAWAQDRLRIVSGLYGLLRPLDLIRPYRLEMGTRLANPDGADLVAAWRPRVTRDLARDLRAAGGPLVNLASGEAFAAVDASGLGRVVTPVFEDLQRGTYRVVSFHAKRARGRMVRFAIRGRIERAEDLQAFGEDGYRFEPRASDGDRWVFRR
- the trpA gene encoding tryptophan synthase subunit alpha, translated to MEPILPFLTAGDPDLDRLGTHLAGLRALGVGTVEVGLPHSDPVADGPVLQAAAGRALAAGATPRRVLEALAGVPGPDVVLFTYFNPLLQLGADLIPLLAPTPVKSLLVVDLPPGEEPAWEAVLRRAGYPLVPLLAPTTGPDRARRLLEARPDPGAGPFAQRFAYVVARLGVTGAGGAVDLAPVAARLRELRALTDRPLAVGFGLDDPGSLEAVRALGATPVVGSALVAALHRGGDLAGFLEPRLP
- the trpB gene encoding tryptophan synthase subunit beta, whose protein sequence is MTATAFLHSGRYGAHGLGGCYAPETLMQPLLDLEAAFVAALEDPDFQRELQAELRTFVGRPTPLTPAPRLARELGIAEVWLKREDLAHTGAHKINNALAQALLARRMGREEVIAETGAGQHGVACAAACARLGLRCTVYMGEVDMARQAPNVARMRLFGAEVAPVSAGSRTLKEAVNEALRAWAGNCHRAHYILGSALGPHPFPLLVRTFQSVIGREARAQVLEAAGRLPEAVVACAGGGSNGLGLMVPFLDDAVRLVAAEAGGHGTDPGQHAARVGPGRIGVLHGCRSLLLQDEAGWTSDTASISAGLDYPSLGPELAALCLDGRVEALRATDAEALEGARRLCRTEGILPALESSHGLAVLGRLGARSVLLGLSGRGDKDLSTYQAALGA
- a CDS encoding phosphoribosylanthranilate isomerase; amino-acid sequence: MMAKVCGLTAPEDVAATLAAGADLVGFLSHPASPRHCPDPALPRLAGDRAVLVAVAEGPEPLLRWAEACGAGWVQPYLPSRAGLTALRRAGLRILLPWPDEPDQEPAEADLYLWETGPKATGLPGGSGVVHGLAHPPPGPFILAGGLRGDLLADRFAALPGHPRCAGFDAASRLERAPGRKDPDLVAAFVRAAHALERP
- a CDS encoding indole-3-glycerol-phosphate synthase; translated protein: MGAGLGILSDIVAAERRRLGAEPEGPGPFERALRGAALPVIAEFKRASPSLGPFAADADPAERLGAYVRGGAACFSVLAEPARFGGRPGDFEVARRFGRPILYKGFVCTPGHLREALVLGAQAVLLIARVLGDELPAYAFAARALGLEPLAEIHAADEIPAVQASGARLVGWNVRDLSDFSEGPADPGPLRAAFPEAVLIRESGLKDAAAIRAALASGWDAVLAGEALMRAPDPAALLAEARP